One stretch of Burkholderia pyrrocinia DNA includes these proteins:
- a CDS encoding Fic family protein: protein MFRADTLQITPEVLGLIARIDEFKGAWRALGTLAPDRLSALRRVATIESIGSSTRIEGSKLSDRDVERLLSNLAIKQFETRDEQEVAGYAELMDLMFQAWKDIPFNENHIKQLHQILLQYSQKDERHRGHYKTSSNSVAAFDESGAQIGIVFETAMPFDTPRLMAELVQWVNDERERAHLHPLLVIAIFVVVFLEIHPFQDGNGRLSRVLTTLLLLQAGYAYVPYSSLESVIEVNKEAYYLALRQTQGTIRTDAPNWQPWLLFFLRSLAEQVRRLEKKVEREKIVLASLPVLSLQIVEFAREHGRITMAEAIKLTGSNRNTLKSHFRDLVEREHLQQHGSGRGVWYGVN, encoded by the coding sequence ATGTTCCGAGCCGACACCCTCCAGATCACACCGGAAGTCCTGGGCCTGATTGCCCGGATTGACGAGTTCAAAGGCGCATGGCGTGCTTTGGGCACACTCGCGCCTGACCGACTGTCGGCTTTGCGGCGCGTGGCCACCATCGAAAGCATTGGATCGTCCACCCGCATCGAGGGCAGCAAGCTGAGCGACCGCGATGTCGAGCGCCTGCTATCCAATCTCGCCATCAAGCAGTTCGAGACGCGCGACGAGCAGGAGGTGGCGGGGTACGCCGAGCTGATGGACTTGATGTTCCAGGCGTGGAAGGACATCCCGTTCAACGAGAACCACATCAAGCAGCTTCACCAGATTCTGCTGCAATACAGCCAGAAGGACGAGCGGCACCGGGGACATTACAAGACTAGCTCCAACAGCGTCGCTGCTTTCGACGAGAGCGGCGCGCAGATCGGCATCGTCTTCGAAACGGCCATGCCGTTCGATACACCGCGTCTGATGGCGGAGCTCGTGCAGTGGGTGAATGACGAACGGGAACGGGCGCACCTGCATCCTTTGCTTGTTATCGCCATCTTCGTGGTCGTGTTCCTGGAAATCCACCCGTTTCAGGACGGCAATGGGCGGCTCAGCCGCGTGCTGACAACCTTGCTGCTGCTTCAGGCGGGCTATGCCTACGTTCCATACAGTTCGCTGGAAAGCGTGATCGAGGTGAACAAGGAAGCCTACTACCTCGCGCTGCGTCAGACGCAGGGCACCATCCGCACCGACGCACCCAACTGGCAGCCGTGGTTGCTGTTCTTTCTGCGTTCGCTGGCCGAGCAGGTGCGGCGGCTTGAAAAGAAAGTCGAGCGCGAAAAGATCGTGCTGGCCTCACTGCCTGTACTGTCCTTGCAGATCGTCGAGTTCGCCCGCGAGCATGGGCGCATCACGATGGCCGAGGCGATCAAGCTGACAGGCAGCAACCGCAATACCTTGAAGTCGCACTTCCGTGACCTGGTCGAACGCGAACATTTGCAGCAGCACGGCAGTGGACGCGGCGTTTGGTATGGGGTGAATTGA
- a CDS encoding DUF4410 domain-containing protein, whose product MKSVIRHATLALVTIGFLSGCASSVTRDAGNQAGATATASTSKFGTKPVIVQVTLDAAAQEALKDNLKFSPKKLQEQIESALDARKLLAKADSTDAMHLNVEVTGIRVRSSFSAVMFGFMAGSDYVDGTVTLVGTDNRQVDRFKVSASYALGGIAGMDGTRMDWLYENFTEKTLSTLDPSAGAQQADAAHAKKL is encoded by the coding sequence ATGAAATCTGTTATCCGACATGCCACTCTGGCACTGGTGACGATCGGCTTCCTGTCGGGCTGCGCAAGCAGCGTGACACGCGACGCAGGTAATCAGGCGGGGGCCACCGCGACTGCGTCGACGTCCAAATTCGGCACCAAGCCGGTTATCGTGCAAGTTACGCTGGACGCGGCTGCCCAGGAAGCGTTGAAAGACAATCTGAAGTTCAGCCCCAAGAAACTGCAGGAGCAAATCGAAAGCGCGCTGGACGCACGCAAGCTTCTGGCAAAGGCCGATTCAACCGATGCAATGCACCTGAACGTTGAAGTCACCGGTATTCGGGTGCGCTCGAGTTTCTCCGCGGTCATGTTCGGCTTCATGGCGGGCAGCGATTATGTCGACGGCACCGTGACGCTCGTCGGCACCGACAATCGTCAGGTCGACCGCTTCAAGGTGTCGGCATCGTACGCACTCGGCGGCATCGCCGGTATGGACGGGACACGCATGGACTGGCTGTACGAGAATTTCACCGAGAAGACGCTGTCGACGCTCGACCCCTCGGCCGGCGCGCAACAAGCGGACGCGGCTCACGCGAAGAAGCTGTAA
- the surE gene encoding 5'/3'-nucleotidase SurE has protein sequence MQETRPLFDRVLLTNDDGFDAPGLEVLEQVAMQLAREVWIVAPAEDQSGTSHSLSLHEPLRVHRKGERRFAVRGTPGDCVAIAVSHLMKDARPDVVLSGVNRGANLGTETVFSGTVGAAMTSMLVGVPAIALSQAFTDRNAVPWNTALAHAPDVIRRLAAAGWDSDACLNVNFPARPAQDVRGLKVTNQGAGTLQGVEIVSGRDPREIDYHWLKLARAPRDDDADSETVALGEGYIAVTPLKFERTHDGALARLRSNLG, from the coding sequence ATGCAAGAAACCCGCCCGCTTTTCGACCGCGTCCTGCTGACCAACGACGACGGATTCGACGCCCCCGGCCTTGAAGTACTCGAACAGGTCGCCATGCAACTGGCGCGCGAAGTGTGGATCGTCGCGCCGGCGGAGGACCAGAGCGGCACGTCGCATTCGCTGAGCCTGCACGAACCGCTGCGCGTGCATCGCAAGGGCGAACGCCGCTTCGCGGTGCGCGGCACGCCCGGCGATTGCGTCGCGATCGCGGTCAGCCACCTGATGAAGGACGCGCGGCCCGACGTCGTGCTGTCCGGCGTGAACCGCGGCGCGAATCTCGGCACCGAAACGGTGTTTTCCGGCACGGTCGGCGCCGCGATGACGAGCATGCTGGTCGGCGTACCGGCCATCGCGCTGAGCCAGGCGTTCACCGATCGCAACGCGGTGCCATGGAACACCGCGCTCGCGCATGCGCCGGACGTCATTCGCCGGCTCGCCGCCGCCGGCTGGGACAGCGACGCGTGCCTCAACGTGAATTTCCCCGCCCGCCCCGCGCAGGACGTGCGCGGGCTGAAGGTGACGAACCAGGGCGCCGGCACGCTGCAGGGCGTCGAGATCGTGTCGGGCCGCGACCCGCGCGAGATCGACTATCACTGGCTGAAGCTCGCGCGCGCACCGCGCGACGACGACGCGGATTCGGAAACGGTCGCGCTCGGCGAAGGGTATATCGCCGTCACGCCGCTGAAGTTCGAGCGCACGCACGACGGCGCGCTCGCGCGGCTGCGGTCGAATCTCGGCTGA
- a CDS encoding SDR family NAD(P)-dependent oxidoreductase, which translates to MDSPLPPMHAPISETEPETEAAAEPRASRLHRPVALVTGSTSGIGAAVARRLTADGYAVILHSRSSADTGRAMARELGAAYVQADLADDAERVRLIRDALAVHGRLDVLVNNAGISRVIPHEDLAAATPDVWREIHEINVIAPFRLVAEAQPALLEAASRGRAGCVVNVSSHAGVRPKGASIPYAAAKAALNHTTRLLARTLAPAIRVNAVAPGLVDTPLTADWTEAQQLWRERAPMRRAATPDDIAQTVAMLVASDYVTGEIVMLDGGLNLT; encoded by the coding sequence ATGGACTCGCCGCTCCCGCCGATGCATGCCCCGATTTCCGAAACGGAACCTGAAACCGAAGCCGCCGCCGAGCCGCGCGCATCGCGCCTGCATCGGCCTGTCGCGCTCGTCACCGGCTCGACGTCGGGGATCGGCGCGGCCGTCGCGCGCCGCCTGACGGCGGACGGCTATGCGGTGATCCTGCACTCCCGCAGTTCAGCCGACACCGGACGCGCGATGGCGCGTGAACTCGGCGCGGCCTACGTGCAGGCCGATCTCGCCGACGATGCCGAGCGCGTGCGGCTGATCCGCGACGCGCTCGCCGTGCATGGGCGGCTCGACGTGCTCGTCAACAATGCGGGGATCAGCCGCGTGATCCCGCATGAGGACCTCGCGGCGGCGACGCCCGACGTGTGGCGCGAGATACACGAGATCAACGTGATCGCGCCGTTCCGGCTCGTCGCCGAAGCGCAGCCCGCGCTGCTCGAAGCGGCGTCGCGCGGGCGGGCCGGCTGCGTCGTGAACGTCAGCTCGCATGCGGGCGTGCGGCCGAAAGGCGCGTCGATTCCTTATGCGGCGGCGAAGGCCGCGCTCAATCACACGACGCGGCTGCTGGCGCGCACGCTCGCACCGGCGATTCGCGTCAATGCGGTGGCGCCGGGGCTGGTCGATACGCCGCTGACCGCCGACTGGACCGAAGCGCAGCAGCTCTGGCGAGAACGCGCGCCGATGCGTCGCGCGGCGACGCCGGACGACATCGCGCAGACGGTCGCGATGCTCGTCGCGTCCGATTACGTGACGGGCGAGATCGTGATGCTCGACGGGGGATTGAACCTGACTTGA
- a CDS encoding type II toxin-antitoxin system prevent-host-death family antitoxin, producing MTITTLSSREFNQDVTKAKKATKDGPVFISNRGRPTHVLLSFEDYQRLTQQIRNIADALALPDVEDIEFDPPRADVRIKQVDFR from the coding sequence ATGACTATCACTACTCTCTCGAGTCGCGAATTCAATCAAGACGTGACTAAAGCGAAGAAAGCGACAAAGGATGGCCCGGTGTTTATTTCGAACCGCGGCAGGCCTACTCATGTGCTGTTGAGTTTCGAGGATTACCAGCGCCTCACGCAACAGATACGCAACATTGCCGACGCGCTGGCATTGCCCGATGTCGAGGACATCGAGTTTGATCCTCCGCGCGCGGACGTCAGGATCAAGCAGGTTGACTTCCGATGA
- a CDS encoding MarC family protein: protein MTFDRLIPEILFGFMGLVGIINPFGMAFVFLERTQSLTEPERAMLSKKLGRNVFFTLLVIFFVGAPVLNFFGISMEALRIGGGFAVAVAGWSMLNAPDVSTDASVAHGSDFQNLMARAFFPLTVPLTIGPGSIAAGIALHANRSHGAKDYLLSGVISVAVAALVAFAIWQIYSRATTLARYLGGEGTKVAMRVSAFLLLCVGVQIMLTGIAEFARSIGAQAG from the coding sequence ATGACGTTCGACCGCCTGATCCCCGAAATCCTGTTCGGCTTCATGGGCCTGGTCGGCATCATCAATCCGTTCGGGATGGCGTTCGTGTTCCTCGAGCGCACGCAATCGCTGACCGAGCCTGAACGCGCGATGCTGTCGAAGAAGCTCGGAAGAAACGTGTTCTTCACGCTGCTCGTGATTTTCTTCGTCGGTGCGCCGGTGCTGAACTTCTTCGGCATTTCGATGGAAGCGCTGCGGATCGGCGGCGGCTTTGCGGTCGCCGTGGCCGGCTGGTCGATGCTCAATGCGCCGGACGTGTCGACCGATGCGTCGGTGGCGCACGGCAGCGATTTCCAGAACCTGATGGCGCGTGCGTTTTTTCCGCTGACGGTGCCGCTGACGATCGGCCCCGGTTCGATCGCGGCCGGCATCGCGCTGCACGCGAACCGCTCGCATGGCGCGAAGGACTATCTGCTGTCGGGCGTGATTTCGGTGGCGGTCGCCGCGCTCGTTGCGTTCGCGATCTGGCAGATCTACAGCCGCGCGACCACGCTCGCGCGCTATCTCGGCGGCGAAGGCACGAAGGTCGCGATGCGCGTGTCCGCGTTCCTGCTGCTGTGCGTCGGCGTGCAGATCATGCTGACCGGCATCGCCGAGTTCGCGCGATCGATCGGTGCACAGGCGGGTTGA
- a CDS encoding cupin domain-containing protein, with the protein MSTTSPRELLKAADIAKLEPTRAVHSLNSNAVRLKRPLSDLTGITQFGFHLLTLMPGHESAEYHRHLYEEECVYVLSGTGTVTIGERPYDVGPGDFLGFARGGEAHTLQNTGDVPLELIVVGQRLEHDVCEYPRIGKRLYVAGELEDFVDLPKQR; encoded by the coding sequence ATGTCGACCACCTCTCCCCGGGAATTGCTGAAGGCCGCCGATATCGCGAAGCTGGAACCGACGCGCGCCGTGCATTCGCTGAATTCCAATGCCGTTCGTCTCAAAAGACCGCTCAGCGACCTGACCGGCATCACGCAGTTCGGCTTCCATTTGCTCACGCTGATGCCTGGTCACGAATCGGCCGAATACCACCGTCACCTGTACGAGGAAGAATGTGTGTACGTGCTGTCCGGCACGGGGACGGTCACGATCGGCGAACGCCCTTACGACGTCGGGCCCGGCGATTTCCTGGGCTTCGCGCGCGGCGGCGAAGCACACACGCTGCAGAACACCGGTGACGTGCCGCTCGAACTGATCGTCGTCGGGCAGCGCCTCGAACACGATGTGTGCGAATACCCGAGAATCGGCAAGCGGCTGTACGTCGCCGGTGAACTCGAGGATTTTGTCGATCTGCCGAAGCAGCGCTGA
- a CDS encoding DUF6088 family protein — MSDISTRIVTLVREAGPGAVWVPADFAHLGSRDVIDKTLQRLVASGTLRRIDRGLYDLPAVNRLTKRPTAPDYRAVLDAIARRDQLRLLVDGMTAANDLGLTDGVPARVTIHTDARRRAVQLDELRIDFKQTAPSRLFWAGRPAMRVVQALHWLKDTLPGDGDRVRARLKSVLADPKHGRVIVHDLAQGFAHLPTWMQEFLRSVPPFDQGGADSPLLRVSDEPGKKTVLPDTGGGPR, encoded by the coding sequence ATGTCAGACATTAGTACCCGTATCGTCACGCTCGTTCGCGAGGCGGGACCTGGCGCTGTCTGGGTGCCAGCCGACTTTGCGCATCTCGGTTCGCGCGACGTGATAGACAAGACATTGCAACGTCTTGTCGCCAGCGGAACCCTGCGCCGCATCGATCGGGGGTTATACGATCTCCCAGCCGTCAATCGGCTGACCAAACGGCCGACGGCCCCTGATTATCGCGCCGTGCTCGACGCAATCGCTCGTCGCGATCAATTGCGTCTGCTGGTCGACGGCATGACGGCAGCCAACGATCTTGGGCTGACGGATGGCGTTCCTGCGCGAGTGACTATCCATACCGACGCACGCCGGCGCGCGGTTCAACTCGATGAACTGCGAATCGACTTCAAGCAGACAGCCCCCAGTCGCCTTTTCTGGGCCGGGCGACCCGCCATGCGAGTCGTGCAGGCGCTTCACTGGCTCAAGGACACGCTGCCGGGCGACGGAGACAGGGTCCGTGCCCGACTCAAGTCCGTCCTCGCAGACCCAAAACATGGGCGAGTCATTGTCCATGACCTCGCTCAGGGCTTTGCGCATTTGCCGACGTGGATGCAGGAGTTCTTGCGCTCGGTTCCGCCTTTTGACCAGGGGGGCGCCGACTCGCCCCTGCTCAGGGTTTCTGACGAACCAGGTAAAAAGACGGTGCTGCCGGATACGGGTGGAGGTCCTCGATGA
- a CDS encoding nucleotidyl transferase AbiEii/AbiGii toxin family protein, whose amino-acid sequence MNEAYREIIAASDADRRDLFIGTATRLGTAVQNVEKDFWVCWVLDALFNGLPSGGSRLLFKGGTSLSKGFGLISRFSEDIDITVFRGDLGQQVEPADIEALSGKRRRVRLDAIREACQAFIQGDFNAGLHACATRLIPQGFTLESDPDDADGQSLLFWYPAATARQDEYIRSAVKIESGAKSALDPHAMATIKPYVARNACPVAFTRL is encoded by the coding sequence ATGAACGAGGCCTATCGGGAAATCATCGCGGCCAGTGACGCGGATCGTCGCGATTTGTTCATCGGCACAGCGACGCGTCTGGGCACGGCGGTGCAGAACGTCGAGAAAGATTTCTGGGTATGTTGGGTTCTGGATGCACTGTTCAACGGACTGCCTTCAGGCGGCTCGCGTCTCCTGTTCAAGGGCGGTACATCCTTGTCCAAGGGGTTCGGGCTGATCTCCCGTTTTTCGGAAGATATTGACATCACGGTATTTCGGGGCGATCTCGGGCAGCAAGTCGAGCCGGCGGATATTGAAGCCCTGAGCGGGAAGCGGCGCCGCGTTCGACTCGACGCGATACGTGAAGCTTGCCAGGCATTCATCCAGGGGGATTTCAACGCTGGGTTACACGCCTGCGCGACACGGCTTATCCCTCAGGGCTTTACGCTGGAGTCCGACCCGGACGATGCGGACGGGCAGAGCCTGCTTTTCTGGTATCCCGCGGCAACAGCTCGACAAGACGAGTACATCCGTTCTGCGGTCAAGATCGAGTCCGGTGCAAAGTCGGCGCTGGATCCGCATGCAATGGCAACCATCAAACCCTACGTTGCCCGGAACGCGTGTCCGGTCGCGTTCACGCGCTTATGA
- a CDS encoding GNAT family N-acetyltransferase, with the protein MNATDAGLTVRAVREDDYDRWLPLWDGYNRFYGRFGDTALPLEITQLTWSRFFDGYEPVHAFVAERDGKLVGLVHFLYHRSTTLAGPTCYLQDLFTLDSERGKGVGRALIEAVYDAARQHRAERVYWQTHETNHTAMRLYDTVAEKSGFVVYRKVLPR; encoded by the coding sequence ATGAACGCCACCGACGCCGGCCTGACCGTACGCGCGGTCCGGGAAGACGACTACGACCGCTGGCTGCCGCTTTGGGACGGCTATAACCGCTTCTACGGCCGCTTCGGCGACACCGCGCTGCCGCTGGAAATCACGCAGCTCACGTGGTCGCGCTTCTTCGACGGCTATGAACCCGTGCATGCTTTCGTCGCGGAACGTGACGGCAAGCTCGTCGGGCTCGTGCATTTCCTGTATCACCGCAGCACGACGCTCGCCGGGCCGACCTGCTACCTGCAGGATCTGTTCACGCTCGACAGCGAGCGCGGCAAGGGCGTCGGCCGCGCGCTGATCGAAGCCGTGTACGACGCCGCGCGCCAGCATCGCGCCGAACGCGTGTACTGGCAAACGCATGAAACGAATCACACGGCGATGCGGCTGTACGACACCGTCGCGGAAAAATCGGGGTTCGTGGTTTACAGGAAGGTGTTGCCGCGCTGA
- a CDS encoding ion transporter, protein MRAAIRDAIRRPRFLRGLDIAVLALIVASVFVVMIDSVQELHAQYGNALYAAEWAFTLLFTVEYAMRLFTAPKPAAYARSFFGIVDLVSILPTYLAFFFPGLHALIDVRLLRLLRVFRILGLAIYLEEGQMLIRALARARRKIFVFIGGMFVIVVILGTVIFLVEGPENGITSIPVGVYWAAVTMSTTGYGDLTPHTPLGRLITSCAILLGYGIIAFPTGIMGAELVASALERGRAQQAQSGDAGATVCPHCGACASKQRDDASATATQRVPDRQSSTHSSFDQRQ, encoded by the coding sequence ATGCGCGCCGCGATCCGCGACGCGATCCGTCGCCCCCGCTTCCTCCGCGGCCTCGACATCGCGGTGCTCGCGCTGATCGTCGCGAGCGTGTTCGTCGTGATGATCGACAGCGTGCAGGAATTGCATGCGCAGTACGGGAACGCGCTGTACGCGGCCGAGTGGGCGTTCACGCTGCTGTTCACCGTCGAATATGCGATGCGGCTGTTCACGGCGCCGAAGCCCGCCGCCTATGCGCGCAGTTTCTTCGGCATCGTCGATCTCGTATCGATCCTGCCGACCTATCTCGCGTTTTTCTTCCCCGGCCTGCATGCGCTGATCGACGTGCGCCTGCTCAGGCTGCTGCGCGTGTTCCGCATACTCGGGCTCGCGATCTATCTGGAGGAAGGCCAGATGCTGATCCGCGCGCTCGCGCGTGCGCGGCGCAAGATCTTCGTGTTCATCGGCGGAATGTTCGTGATCGTCGTGATCCTCGGCACGGTGATTTTTCTCGTCGAAGGCCCCGAGAACGGCATCACGAGCATTCCGGTCGGCGTGTACTGGGCCGCCGTGACGATGAGCACGACCGGCTATGGCGACCTGACGCCGCACACGCCGCTCGGCCGGCTGATCACGTCGTGCGCGATCCTGCTCGGTTACGGCATCATCGCGTTCCCGACCGGTATCATGGGCGCGGAGCTCGTCGCGTCCGCGCTCGAACGCGGACGGGCGCAGCAAGCGCAGTCCGGCGATGCCGGTGCGACGGTCTGTCCGCATTGCGGCGCATGCGCATCGAAGCAACGCGACGATGCCAGCGCCACGGCAACGCAGCGTGTGCCCGACCGCCAATCATCAACGCATTCCTCATTCGATCAACGACAATGA
- a CDS encoding ArsR/SmtB family transcription factor, giving the protein MDDVTRISALANESRLAVMRWLKQPRKHFPPQPHGDFDELGVCCTYITEKLGIAPATTTRHMRILADAGLVQATRVGKFTYYKRIDGALQQLGRDLSQL; this is encoded by the coding sequence ATGGACGACGTCACCCGCATCAGCGCACTGGCCAACGAAAGCCGTCTGGCCGTGATGCGCTGGCTCAAGCAGCCGCGCAAGCATTTCCCGCCGCAGCCGCACGGCGATTTCGACGAACTCGGCGTGTGCTGCACGTACATCACCGAGAAGCTCGGCATCGCGCCGGCCACGACCACGCGCCACATGCGCATCCTCGCGGATGCCGGGCTCGTGCAGGCGACCCGCGTCGGCAAGTTCACGTACTACAAGCGGATCGACGGCGCGCTGCAGCAGCTCGGCCGCGATCTCTCGCAACTCTGA
- a CDS encoding pyridoxal phosphate-dependent decarboxylase family protein gives MDELALLADADRRAHAYLAATNERRAFPDAAALAGLAAFDEPLPDTGRPADDVLRLLDEQGSPATVASNGPNYFGFVIGATLPAAAAAERLMLAWDQCASSYANSPVAATLERQAARWVVDALALPEGSAVGFGTSATACTLVALVAARRALLARKGWDVDEDGLIGAPEVKVVISELAHITVKKALRVLGFGMKRIVVAPVDAHGRIDPAQLPPLDDMTILCVQAGEVNTGEFDPFAALIPPAKAAGAWVHVDGAFGLWARASSKRALTDGIDGADSWTTDGHKWLNTPYDGAMVICRDADALATAMNSDAVYLSGAQDAQKNLNLEFSRRARGIPVWAALRSLGRAGLATMVERHCAQASRVADGLRAAGYDVLNRVVLNQVLVRAGTDEETVAIREAAQDSGDVWFGATVWQGRPAFRISVSSWRTEDAHIDRLVALLTQLRGTPVR, from the coding sequence ATGGACGAACTTGCATTGCTGGCCGACGCCGACCGCCGCGCGCACGCGTATCTCGCAGCGACGAACGAACGGCGCGCGTTTCCCGACGCGGCCGCGCTGGCCGGCCTCGCCGCATTCGACGAGCCGCTGCCCGACACGGGCCGCCCGGCCGACGACGTGCTGCGCCTGCTCGACGAGCAGGGCTCGCCCGCGACCGTCGCGTCGAACGGCCCGAACTACTTCGGCTTCGTGATCGGCGCGACACTGCCGGCCGCGGCGGCGGCCGAGCGGCTGATGCTCGCATGGGACCAGTGCGCGTCGTCGTACGCGAATTCGCCGGTGGCCGCGACGCTCGAGCGCCAGGCCGCGCGCTGGGTCGTCGACGCGCTTGCGCTGCCCGAAGGCAGCGCGGTCGGTTTCGGCACGAGCGCGACGGCGTGCACGCTCGTCGCGCTGGTGGCCGCGCGGCGCGCGCTGCTCGCGCGCAAGGGCTGGGACGTCGACGAGGACGGCCTGATCGGTGCGCCCGAGGTGAAGGTCGTGATCTCCGAGCTCGCGCACATCACGGTGAAGAAAGCGCTGCGCGTGCTCGGCTTCGGGATGAAGCGCATCGTCGTCGCGCCGGTCGACGCGCACGGTCGCATCGACCCGGCGCAGTTGCCGCCGCTCGACGACATGACGATCCTCTGCGTGCAGGCCGGCGAAGTGAACACCGGCGAATTCGATCCGTTCGCGGCGCTGATTCCGCCCGCGAAGGCGGCCGGCGCATGGGTGCACGTGGACGGCGCGTTCGGCCTGTGGGCACGTGCATCGTCGAAACGCGCGCTGACGGACGGCATCGACGGCGCGGACAGCTGGACGACCGACGGCCACAAATGGCTCAACACGCCGTACGACGGTGCGATGGTGATCTGCCGCGACGCGGACGCGCTCGCGACCGCGATGAACAGCGATGCCGTCTACCTGAGCGGCGCGCAGGATGCGCAGAAGAACCTGAACCTCGAATTCTCGCGGCGTGCGCGCGGCATTCCCGTGTGGGCCGCGCTGCGCTCGCTCGGCCGCGCCGGGCTGGCCACGATGGTCGAGCGGCATTGCGCGCAGGCATCGCGTGTCGCGGACGGCCTGCGTGCGGCCGGCTACGACGTGCTGAACCGCGTCGTGCTGAACCAGGTGCTGGTGCGCGCCGGCACGGACGAGGAAACCGTCGCGATCCGCGAGGCCGCGCAGGATTCGGGCGACGTGTGGTTCGGCGCGACCGTGTGGCAGGGGCGTCCGGCGTTCCGGATCAGCGTGTCGTCGTGGCGCACGGAAGACGCGCATATCGATCGGCTCGTGGCGCTGCTGACTCAACTGCGCGGCACGCCCGTGCGCTGA
- a CDS encoding TlpA family protein disulfide reductase, with translation MLSIGPFSVRVVAVAIAALIAWIVARFAQRNRPAGQHKTSASLLLDALLIGLIAARVGYIARWWPDYFAAPKSLVALGDGGFTWWIGLPVALAYIGWRSRRLPGLARPALAGIAAGMLAWGAAQGVLATFDRTAAPLSALRVETLDATPVAPNRYAGKPVVVNLWATWCPPCQREMPILAQAQQDYPGVSFLMINQGEDVQTVRAFLEREGLRFDHVLLDRSLGAMRTYGSRGLPTTLFFDDKGRLVESHMGEITAARLKDTMNTRFGF, from the coding sequence ATGCTGAGCATCGGCCCCTTTTCCGTAAGGGTCGTGGCCGTAGCCATCGCCGCCCTGATCGCGTGGATCGTCGCGCGCTTCGCGCAGCGCAACCGGCCCGCCGGCCAGCACAAGACGTCCGCGAGCCTGCTGCTCGACGCGCTGCTGATCGGGCTGATCGCCGCGCGCGTCGGCTATATCGCACGCTGGTGGCCCGACTACTTCGCCGCGCCGAAATCCCTCGTCGCGCTCGGCGACGGCGGCTTTACCTGGTGGATCGGCTTGCCGGTCGCGCTCGCCTATATCGGCTGGCGGTCGCGCCGCCTGCCGGGGCTGGCGCGCCCCGCGCTCGCCGGCATCGCCGCCGGCATGCTGGCTTGGGGTGCGGCGCAGGGCGTGCTGGCGACGTTCGACCGCACGGCGGCGCCGTTGTCCGCGCTGCGCGTGGAGACGCTCGATGCGACGCCCGTTGCACCGAACCGCTACGCGGGCAAGCCCGTCGTCGTGAACCTGTGGGCGACCTGGTGCCCGCCGTGCCAGCGCGAAATGCCGATCCTCGCGCAGGCGCAACAGGATTACCCGGGCGTCAGTTTCCTGATGATCAATCAAGGCGAGGATGTGCAGACCGTGCGCGCGTTTCTCGAACGCGAAGGGCTGCGCTTCGACCACGTGCTGCTCGACCGCTCGCTCGGCGCGATGCGGACCTACGGTTCGCGCGGGCTGCCGACGACGCTGTTCTTCGATGACAAAGGCAGGCTGGTCGAGTCGCATATGGGCGAGATCACCGCCGCGCGGCTCAAGGACACGATGAATACGCGCTTCGGTTTCTGA